The Hemitrygon akajei unplaced genomic scaffold, sHemAka1.3 Scf000033, whole genome shotgun sequence genome includes a region encoding these proteins:
- the LOC140719927 gene encoding uncharacterized protein, producing the protein MCYRTVRRHISSVCDPGTVQWASSDNGCFPSLSSETQRASDRMAKSETYMKKQFVKPDSLSPSGAKPDVSYVELHFKSLSAPQVRTNGDGLISTYSELNFRRDDPLIDEEDNAHITSGPGGMPTTAQTAAQERKSKVKIGNRRYRLICLLCLVTSALIVIVVGLSIHRIHNNFRHQFTELEAKYRSVNETKAQICELLTSRREQTCSKNCVTNTDRRYYVSKFTTSFYRARKECSNRNFSLVEVNSRDEVSFVFDSLVRWNVTYWVGKCANGDDATGLLYNVSSGRCSCRACTSSGGSDYCLHDKHHFICVKSAPCWPDIPEKIQLLCQQPVEPT; encoded by the exons ATGTGTTATAGGACTGTGAGGCGGCATATTAGCTCTGTttgtgaccctgggactgtgcaATGG gcttcctctgacaacggttgcttcccctcgctgagctcagagacgcagagggcCAGCGACAGGATGGCCAAGAGCGAGACCTACATGAAAAAGCAGTTCGTAAAACCGGACTCACTGTCTCCATCgggag CTAAACCTGATGTATCGTATGTGGAACTTCATTTTAAATCCCTCTCTGCTCCCCAGGTCCGGACGAATGGAG ATGGTTTGATCTCCACCTACTCAGAGCTGAACTTTCGGAGAGACGATCCCCTCATCGATGAGGAAGACAATGCTCACATCACCTCGGGACCCGGAGGGATGCCAACTACtgcacaaacag CTGCGCAAGAACGGAAGTCgaaagtgaagatcggaaatagacggtaccgtctgatctgcctactctgcctagttacgtccgCCCTCATCGTGATAGTGGTCGGTCTCTCGATCCATA GAATTCACAACAAtttccgtcaccagttcactgagctGGAAGCGAAGTatagatctgtcaacgaaaccaaggctcaaatctgtgaattgttgaccagcagaagag agcaaacgtGTTCAAAGAACTGTGTCACAAATACAGACCGGCGTTATTACGTATCCAAGTTTACAACATCTTTCTACAGAGCGAGGAAAGAATGTTCAAACCGTAACTTCAGTCTGGTCGAAGTCAATTCGAGGGATGAAGTG AGTTTTGTTTTCGACTCTCTTGTCCGCTGGAACGTTACTTACTGGGTTGGAAAATGCGCGAACGG GGATGATGCCACTGGTCTGCTGTACAATGTGTCCTCCGGAAGGTGCTCCTGCAGGGCATGCACATCGAGTGGAGGGAGTGACTATTGCCTTCATGATAAACACCATTTCATCTGCGTGAAGTCTGCCCCCTGCTGgccggatattcctgaaaagatccagcTTCTCTGTCAACAGCCCGTAGAGCCGACTTGA